In Streptomyces sp. NBC_00483, a single window of DNA contains:
- a CDS encoding LapA family protein, whose translation MSPKGASNSSSGGGSSAFTPARIGVIVLAVLGLVFIFENTRHVKIRLLIPEVTVPLYLALLITAVIGAICGGYFVSRRRK comes from the coding sequence ATGAGCCCCAAGGGCGCTTCGAACTCCTCGAGTGGCGGCGGCTCCAGCGCGTTCACCCCGGCCAGGATCGGCGTGATCGTCCTGGCCGTGCTCGGCCTGGTCTTCATCTTCGAGAACACCCGGCACGTGAAGATCCGGCTGCTGATCCCCGAGGTCACCGTGCCGCTGTACCTGGCGCTGCTGATCACGGCGGTCATCGGTGCGATCTGCGGTGGCTACTTCGTGTCGCGCAGACGCAAGTGA
- a CDS encoding GNAT family N-acetyltransferase, producing MADLPTPDLPAPGFLATGDRVGIRPYSLDAADVAEFTSRARESVELHRPWLFPPTGDTAYTEYAGRLIEDPTRHGFLVYERDGDENGALAGFININNVVHGAFRCGALGYGAFAHAAGRGLMSEGLDLVVRQAFGPLGLHRLEINVQPGNTASIALARRAGFRLEGLSPDFLFIDGAWRDHERWALTAEMTRQP from the coding sequence ATGGCCGACCTTCCCACTCCCGACCTCCCCGCTCCGGGCTTTCTCGCCACGGGTGACCGCGTGGGTATCCGCCCCTACTCCCTCGACGCGGCCGACGTCGCCGAGTTCACGTCCCGCGCGCGCGAGAGCGTCGAACTGCACCGGCCCTGGCTGTTCCCGCCGACCGGAGACACGGCCTACACGGAGTACGCGGGGCGGCTCATCGAGGATCCGACCCGGCACGGGTTCCTGGTGTACGAGCGGGACGGCGACGAGAACGGCGCCCTCGCCGGGTTCATCAACATCAACAACGTGGTGCACGGCGCCTTCCGCTGCGGCGCCCTCGGTTACGGCGCCTTCGCGCACGCGGCCGGGCGCGGGCTGATGTCCGAGGGCCTCGACCTCGTCGTCCGGCAGGCGTTCGGCCCGCTCGGGCTGCACCGTCTGGAGATCAATGTGCAGCCCGGCAACACGGCGTCGATCGCGCTGGCCCGCCGGGCCGGTTTCCGCCTGGAGGGGCTCTCGCCGGACTTCCTCTTCATCGACGGCGCCTGGCGCGACCATGAACGCTGGGCGCTCACGGCCGAGATGACGCGACAGCCCTAG
- a CDS encoding DUF6204 family protein — translation MAESHTYRVIVRATFEALTDAARERLLSEVAEHEGIAGMKFGPEGSLAYDRTLKHFSMRYVVESDPDDGEEMAAALAEEKAEAYLKERGYGHGALRSTVTDMDTMKVNRKSRR, via the coding sequence ATGGCCGAGAGCCACACCTACCGCGTCATCGTCCGCGCCACCTTCGAGGCCCTCACCGACGCGGCGCGGGAGCGACTGCTCTCCGAGGTCGCCGAGCACGAGGGCATCGCCGGCATGAAGTTCGGCCCCGAGGGCTCGCTCGCGTACGACCGCACGCTCAAGCACTTCTCCATGCGCTACGTCGTCGAGTCCGACCCGGACGACGGCGAGGAGATGGCGGCGGCGCTCGCCGAGGAGAAGGCGGAGGCCTACCTGAAGGAGCGCGGATACGGGCACGGGGCGCTGCGCTCGACGGTGACCGACATGGACACCATGAAGGTCAACCGGAAGTCGCGCCGCTGA
- a CDS encoding DUF5107 domain-containing protein, producing MTEIRRAVLTLPGVPLGPDNPLPPLRPLDEMHEVDERAKDDMPLDMARQVGYRPLRSVLPERIRDGYGRDREPVDLDTIVIENDRLRVTVLPGLGGRIASLFHKPTERELLYRNPVFQPADFALNGAWFSGGIEWNIGATGHTALSCAPLHAARVPAPDGGDMLRLWEWERLRDLPFQVDLWLPDGSDFLYVGVRVRNPHEKPAPTYWWSNIAVPEEHRVLAPADEAWYFAYEQTLSRVPVPEHGGVDRTYPLNSEFPADYFYEVEDGRRRWIAALDDAGRGLVQTSTDLLRGRKLFVWGAGTGGRRWQEWLTEPGTGGYSEIQAGLARTQLEHVRLEPDGEFSWLEAYGPLSADAETVHSTGSWARAVDEVERRLEDALPRADVDAAYEAWRACADTEPGERLAVGSGWGALEVLRAGLKLTGTPFDESTLGEAQAPWRELLESGDLPEQRRVGPPGPTLVAPPWRDMLETAPARPQSEYHLGIAQWHAGDRAQAVRSWERGLELAPSQWPFLRCLAVADAADGNVERAADRYAEAFDDLCAERRDEGERWLAACGALGREAIGALLAVGRVRVARGVWDRLHPATRERGRFRLIEAQLLCAEGDLGAARAIFDEGFEVADLREGAETLGEVWAAVAPAGEPLSRRYEFRMRPDSTPS from the coding sequence GTGACCGAGATCCGCCGTGCGGTACTGACCCTGCCGGGCGTGCCCCTGGGCCCGGACAATCCGTTGCCGCCGCTGCGGCCACTCGACGAGATGCACGAGGTCGACGAGCGCGCCAAGGACGACATGCCGCTCGACATGGCACGGCAGGTCGGCTACCGGCCGCTGCGCAGCGTGCTGCCCGAGCGGATCCGCGACGGGTACGGGCGCGACCGGGAGCCGGTCGACCTCGACACGATCGTGATCGAGAACGACCGGCTGCGGGTGACGGTGCTGCCGGGCCTCGGCGGTCGCATCGCATCCCTGTTCCACAAGCCGACCGAACGCGAACTCCTCTACCGCAACCCGGTGTTCCAGCCCGCCGACTTCGCGCTCAACGGCGCCTGGTTCTCCGGCGGCATCGAGTGGAACATCGGCGCGACCGGCCACACCGCCCTGTCCTGCGCGCCATTGCACGCCGCGCGCGTGCCGGCCCCCGACGGTGGCGACATGCTGCGCCTGTGGGAGTGGGAACGGCTGCGCGACCTCCCCTTCCAGGTCGACCTGTGGCTCCCGGACGGCTCCGACTTCCTGTACGTAGGGGTACGCGTCCGCAATCCGCACGAGAAGCCCGCGCCCACCTACTGGTGGTCCAACATCGCGGTGCCCGAGGAGCACCGGGTGCTCGCGCCGGCCGACGAGGCCTGGTACTTCGCGTACGAGCAGACGCTGAGCCGGGTGCCCGTGCCGGAGCACGGGGGAGTGGACCGCACGTACCCGCTCAACAGCGAGTTCCCCGCCGACTACTTCTACGAGGTCGAGGACGGGCGGCGCCGCTGGATCGCCGCGCTCGACGACGCCGGGCGGGGCCTGGTGCAGACGTCGACCGATCTGCTGCGGGGCCGGAAGCTGTTCGTGTGGGGCGCGGGGACGGGCGGGCGGCGCTGGCAGGAGTGGCTGACCGAGCCCGGCACGGGTGGCTACTCGGAGATCCAGGCCGGTCTCGCGCGTACGCAGTTGGAGCACGTACGCCTGGAACCGGACGGGGAGTTCAGCTGGCTGGAGGCGTACGGGCCGCTGTCGGCGGACGCCGAAACCGTGCACTCGACCGGGAGTTGGGCTCGTGCGGTCGACGAGGTGGAGCGGCGCCTCGAGGACGCGCTTCCGCGTGCCGACGTCGACGCCGCGTACGAGGCGTGGCGGGCCTGCGCGGACACGGAGCCGGGGGAGCGGCTCGCCGTCGGCTCCGGGTGGGGTGCGCTCGAAGTGCTGCGTGCGGGGCTGAAGTTGACGGGGACGCCGTTCGACGAGTCGACGCTCGGTGAGGCGCAGGCGCCGTGGCGCGAGCTGCTCGAGTCCGGTGACCTGCCGGAGCAGCGCCGGGTGGGGCCGCCCGGGCCCACCCTGGTTGCTCCGCCCTGGCGGGACATGCTGGAGACGGCGCCGGCCCGGCCGCAGTCCGAGTACCACCTGGGCATCGCGCAGTGGCATGCGGGCGATCGGGCGCAGGCCGTACGCAGTTGGGAGCGCGGGCTCGAACTGGCGCCCTCGCAATGGCCGTTCCTGCGCTGCCTCGCCGTGGCCGACGCGGCGGACGGCAACGTGGAGCGCGCCGCGGACCGCTACGCCGAGGCCTTCGACGACCTGTGCGCGGAGCGGCGCGACGAGGGGGAGCGGTGGCTTGCGGCGTGCGGGGCCCTCGGGCGGGAGGCGATCGGGGCGTTGCTTGCGGTGGGGCGGGTGAGGGTGGCCCGGGGTGTGTGGGACCGGCTGCATCCGGCTACGCGGGAGCGGGGGCGCTTCCGCTTGATCGAGGCGCAACTCCTGTGTGCGGAGGGTGACTTGGGCGCGGCCCGTGCGATCTTCGACGAAGGCTTCGAGGTGGCGGACCTCCGTGAGGGGGCGGAGACGCTCGGCGAGGTATGGGCGGCGGTGGCTCCGGCGGGGGAGCCGTTGTCGCGGCGCTACGAGTTCCGGATGCGGCCGGATTCGACGCCGTCGTAA
- a CDS encoding amidohydrolase — MTPPLSRRGVLAGAASIGGAALGATATQAQAQSQKQAQAQAAEARRPGRAVVFRDVRPFGARESVDLTVVDGKFTDGPAPAHAKIVDGGGRIALPSLVDAHIHPDKTTWGSDWISRKPADGIADYCEQDVEVFRTQKRPVGERAYGLMAHAVTRGTRAMRAHADVAPAYGLAGVEGIAQARDRLADALDVQIVAFPQHGVVRTPGTAELLRTAARNGLVDMIGGIDPISFDNAMDEQLDLVFDLADRYGVGVDIHLHDRDEKGTKVLRGIIERTRSLSLRGKVTVSHVFCLPLLKDAELAAMAEDLSDLDIALTTVAPSAELVLPIAKLKEHGVRVGLGSDGVRDSWSPFGNADMLHRAHLLGWVTDVRLDDELAACFTAGAHGGADVMGLPRVEFKPGDPADFALLRGECVPQVVVDMPQRDVVVHGGHVVARNGELV, encoded by the coding sequence ATGACTCCTCCCCTGTCCCGGCGCGGCGTCCTCGCGGGTGCGGCATCGATCGGCGGAGCGGCCCTTGGAGCGACGGCAACACAGGCGCAGGCACAGTCTCAGAAGCAGGCGCAGGCGCAGGCCGCGGAGGCCCGTCGTCCCGGCAGGGCCGTGGTCTTCCGTGACGTCCGGCCCTTCGGTGCCCGGGAGTCAGTGGATCTGACCGTGGTAGACGGGAAGTTCACGGACGGGCCCGCCCCAGCCCACGCGAAGATCGTCGACGGTGGCGGCCGGATCGCCCTGCCCTCCCTGGTGGACGCGCACATCCATCCCGACAAGACGACCTGGGGCAGCGACTGGATCTCGCGCAAGCCGGCGGACGGCATCGCCGACTACTGCGAGCAGGACGTCGAGGTGTTCCGTACGCAGAAGCGCCCGGTCGGCGAGCGGGCGTACGGCCTGATGGCACACGCGGTGACCCGCGGTACCCGCGCGATGCGGGCGCACGCGGACGTGGCGCCCGCGTACGGCCTGGCCGGGGTCGAGGGCATCGCGCAGGCGCGGGACCGGCTCGCGGACGCGCTCGACGTGCAGATCGTGGCGTTCCCGCAGCACGGGGTGGTGCGCACGCCGGGCACCGCGGAGCTGTTGAGGACGGCGGCGCGGAACGGGCTCGTCGACATGATCGGCGGCATCGACCCGATCAGCTTCGACAACGCCATGGACGAACAGCTCGACCTGGTCTTCGACCTCGCGGACCGCTACGGCGTCGGCGTCGACATCCACCTCCACGACCGCGACGAGAAGGGCACGAAGGTGCTGCGCGGCATCATCGAGCGCACGAGGTCGCTGTCGCTGCGGGGCAAGGTGACGGTGAGCCACGTCTTCTGCCTGCCGCTCTTGAAGGATGCCGAACTGGCGGCAATGGCAGAGGACTTGTCGGACCTGGACATCGCCCTCACCACGGTCGCGCCGAGTGCGGAGCTGGTGCTGCCCATCGCCAAGCTGAAGGAGCACGGGGTGCGGGTCGGGCTCGGGTCGGACGGGGTGCGGGACTCCTGGAGCCCGTTCGGCAACGCGGACATGTTGCACCGGGCGCACCTCCTCGGCTGGGTCACCGATGTACGCCTCGACGATGAGCTTGCCGCGTGCTTTACGGCGGGGGCGCATGGCGGTGCGGATGTCATGGGGCTGCCCCGGGTGGAGTTCAAGCCGGGGGATCCGGCGGACTTTGCGCTGTTGCGGGGCGAGTGCGTGCCTCAGGTCGTGGTGGACATGCCGCAGCGGGACGTGGTCGTGCACGGGGGCCACGTGGTGGCACGCAACGGGGAACTGGTCTAG
- a CDS encoding amidohydrolase family protein, protein MCVEPAEPPSSRLTRRGVLAASAVLAGTATALGSGAATASAAPRRPAAAPRAGDLVVDGGTLLDPATGEVTEDAVVVIRDGVVRAAGARGRVDVPKDVPRLAAHGRWVLPGLVDAHIHLNTATEALDAVRKGATSARSGSTNFYQDIAVRELARQAPELAPRLKAAGIFVTPDLGDTVLGDPDLTPLARLKDGVRSAEALRRVVEVNLKRGADVIKTRVNERAGLAEQDPLEQVYSREQLSEIVAAAKRGGKGVLCHSYSEKGCHDAVVAGIHSLEHGAFVSERTLAEMRRRGTFFTPTLSAIAGMIGSDDPVLDERGRTYLPLLKKAALAAHEMGVPLAAGTDSSGGTVDPIGGEVELMHSAGLSALDAIRTATTGAAKLLGLEGTVGRLARGSAGDVLLVDGDPLADVSVLKKPVGVVRSGIAV, encoded by the coding sequence ATGTGCGTCGAGCCCGCCGAGCCGCCGTCCAGCCGACTGACCCGCCGCGGCGTCCTCGCCGCGTCCGCCGTGCTCGCGGGCACCGCGACCGCCCTCGGCTCCGGCGCGGCCACGGCATCCGCCGCACCCCGCCGCCCGGCCGCCGCACCCCGCGCCGGTGACCTGGTCGTCGACGGCGGCACCCTGCTCGACCCGGCCACCGGCGAGGTGACCGAGGACGCGGTCGTCGTGATCCGCGACGGCGTGGTGCGCGCGGCCGGCGCCCGTGGCCGCGTCGACGTGCCCAAGGACGTGCCGCGCCTCGCCGCGCACGGCCGCTGGGTGCTGCCCGGACTCGTCGACGCGCACATCCACCTCAACACCGCGACCGAGGCCCTCGACGCGGTCCGCAAGGGCGCCACCAGCGCGCGCAGCGGCTCCACGAACTTCTACCAGGACATCGCCGTACGGGAGTTGGCCCGCCAGGCCCCCGAACTGGCGCCCCGCCTGAAGGCCGCCGGCATCTTCGTCACGCCCGACCTCGGCGACACGGTCCTCGGCGACCCGGACCTCACCCCGCTGGCCCGCCTCAAGGACGGCGTGCGGTCCGCCGAGGCGCTGCGCCGCGTCGTCGAGGTGAACCTCAAGCGCGGCGCCGACGTCATCAAGACGCGGGTCAACGAGCGTGCGGGCCTTGCCGAGCAGGACCCGCTGGAGCAGGTCTACTCGCGCGAGCAGCTGTCCGAGATCGTCGCGGCCGCCAAGCGCGGCGGCAAGGGCGTGCTCTGCCACAGCTACAGCGAAAAGGGCTGCCACGACGCGGTGGTCGCGGGCATCCACTCCCTGGAGCACGGCGCGTTCGTCAGTGAGCGCACGCTGGCCGAGATGCGCCGCCGCGGCACGTTCTTCACCCCGACCCTCAGCGCCATCGCGGGCATGATCGGCTCCGACGACCCGGTCCTGGACGAGCGCGGCCGCACCTATCTGCCGCTGCTCAAGAAGGCGGCGCTGGCCGCGCACGAGATGGGTGTGCCGCTGGCCGCCGGCACGGACTCCTCCGGCGGCACCGTGGACCCGATCGGCGGCGAGGTCGAGCTGATGCACTCGGCGGGGCTGAGCGCGCTCGACGCGATCCGTACGGCCACCACGGGCGCGGCGAAGCTGCTCGGCCTCGAAGGCACCGTGGGCCGCCTCGCGCGCGGCAGCGCGGGTGACGTGCTGCTGGTCGACGGCGACCCGCTGGCCGATGTGTCGGTGCTCAAGAAGCCGGTGGGTGTGGTGCGTTCGGGCATCGCGGTCTGA
- a CDS encoding GntR family transcriptional regulator: protein MAGSTAGSDEGRTSLSAQAREAVRQRIVDRRYPMGARLVEREVAEELRMSRVPVREALRALVAEGLLELLPRSGVRVRRLERTDVRHLYEVWEPLAVQASRLAARALTAQDPPSLEPLRACLDRAERAAAADEGPREVAAHTEFHEEIVALGGNPLLARTMEQLSWQLQLLFGLREEPAHMRAQHADIFRHIAAGDEELAAASSLLHVRDSRAVALRSLFGDTTLYTGDQ, encoded by the coding sequence GTGGCGGGCAGCACGGCGGGGTCGGACGAGGGGCGTACGTCCCTGAGCGCACAGGCGCGGGAGGCGGTGCGGCAGCGCATCGTGGACCGCCGCTACCCGATGGGCGCGCGGCTCGTGGAGCGGGAGGTCGCCGAGGAGCTGCGGATGTCGCGGGTCCCGGTGCGGGAGGCGCTGCGCGCGCTCGTCGCCGAGGGCCTGCTGGAACTGCTGCCGCGCAGTGGCGTGCGGGTGCGCCGCCTGGAGCGGACCGATGTGCGTCATCTGTACGAGGTGTGGGAGCCGCTCGCCGTGCAGGCCTCGCGGCTCGCGGCGCGGGCGCTCACGGCGCAGGACCCGCCTTCCCTGGAGCCGCTGCGCGCCTGCCTCGACCGGGCCGAGCGGGCGGCCGCGGCCGACGAAGGCCCCCGCGAGGTGGCCGCGCACACCGAGTTCCACGAGGAGATCGTGGCGCTCGGCGGAAACCCGCTGCTCGCCCGCACGATGGAGCAGTTGAGCTGGCAGCTGCAGCTGCTGTTCGGGCTGCGCGAGGAGCCCGCGCACATGCGGGCGCAGCACGCGGACATCTTCCGGCACATCGCGGCGGGCGACGAGGAGTTGGCGGCGGCGAGCTCGCTGCTGCATGTCAGGGACAGTCGGGCGGTCGCACTGCGGTCGCTGTTCGGCGACACCACTTTGTATACCGGGGACCAGTGA
- a CDS encoding VOC family protein — translation MEILGTTLRICVEDLESSVTFYENLTGSEALRFERGGVSVAAVGCFLLMSGPKAEIDVLRKVAATIAVADVEQAGTLLAASGAKVIAGPVPSPAGRNLIAMHPDGSVFEYVDRQVQPEGSAAQA, via the coding sequence ATGGAAATCCTGGGAACCACGCTGCGCATCTGCGTCGAGGACCTGGAGTCCTCGGTCACGTTCTACGAGAACCTCACTGGCAGCGAAGCGCTGCGGTTCGAGCGCGGCGGGGTCTCGGTGGCCGCGGTCGGCTGCTTCCTGCTCATGAGCGGCCCCAAGGCGGAGATCGACGTGCTGCGCAAGGTCGCGGCGACGATCGCGGTCGCCGATGTCGAACAGGCCGGCACGCTGCTCGCCGCCTCCGGCGCCAAGGTCATCGCGGGCCCGGTGCCGAGCCCGGCGGGCCGCAATCTGATCGCGATGCACCCCGACGGCTCGGTCTTCGAGTACGTGGACCGTCAGGTACAGCCCGAAGGATCCGCCGCACAGGCCTGA
- a CDS encoding phage holin family protein, with protein MERMGEHINEQLADELAGRVTHAVRESLREEFTASMRAQRRRAILYAGAGAAALYAGAAVALAIGLVLALGMPDWGAALVVAVVLGIAAYVLRGAARPGRPPAPDAPPMPTAPPTPGA; from the coding sequence ATGGAACGCATGGGCGAACACATCAACGAGCAGTTGGCCGACGAGCTGGCCGGACGGGTCACGCACGCCGTGCGCGAGTCGCTGCGCGAGGAGTTCACCGCGAGCATGCGGGCGCAGCGCCGCAGGGCCATCCTGTACGCGGGAGCCGGCGCCGCCGCGCTGTACGCGGGGGCGGCCGTGGCGCTCGCGATCGGGCTCGTCCTTGCCCTCGGCATGCCGGACTGGGGTGCGGCCCTGGTGGTCGCCGTGGTGCTTGGCATCGCGGCGTACGTGCTGCGGGGCGCGGCGCGGCCCGGACGGCCCCCGGCGCCCGACGCGCCGCCGATGCCGACCGCACCGCCGACGCCGGGAGCATGA
- a CDS encoding NAD(P)/FAD-dependent oxidoreductase, translating to MSRSRVVVVGAGFAGYRAARMLTRVARDRADVTLLNPTDYFLYLPLLPQVAAGALEPRRVTVSLSGTLPHVRRVLGEADGVDLDGHVVSYTDPEGGRGTLEYDRLVLAVGSVNKLLPVPGVAEHAHGFRGMPEALYLRDHVTRQIELAAAADSPEECRARCTFVVVGAGYTGTEVAAQGQLLTDALVKKQPLPHGIRPRWMLLDIAPRVLPELDQHLSRTADSVLRRRGVEIRNRTSVKEATKAGVLLDDGEFVDTRTLVWCVGVRPDPLVAELGPPLERGRLLVDPYLNVPGHPEVFACGDAAAVPDLEKPGEYTPMTAQHAWRQGRVAGLNVAASLGKGERREYRHKDLGFTVDLGGVQAAANPLGIPLSGPIAGAVTRGYHLAAMPGNRVRVAADWLLDSVLPRQAVQLGLVRSWSVPLDTASPELARVPDDSRDDHSRDDHSRDEGSRDKQKAEQHDQGGAS from the coding sequence GTGAGCCGATCCCGAGTCGTCGTTGTCGGTGCCGGGTTCGCCGGATACCGGGCCGCCCGCATGCTGACGCGGGTGGCCCGCGACAGGGCCGACGTCACCCTGCTCAACCCCACCGACTACTTTCTCTACCTCCCTCTGTTGCCGCAGGTGGCCGCGGGCGCGCTCGAGCCGCGACGGGTGACCGTGTCGCTGTCCGGGACGCTGCCGCACGTGCGGCGTGTGCTCGGTGAGGCCGACGGCGTGGACCTCGACGGGCACGTCGTCTCGTACACGGACCCGGAGGGCGGGCGCGGCACCCTGGAGTACGACCGCCTCGTGCTGGCCGTCGGCAGCGTGAACAAGCTGTTGCCGGTGCCGGGCGTCGCCGAGCACGCGCACGGCTTCCGCGGCATGCCGGAGGCGCTGTACCTGCGGGACCACGTGACCCGCCAGATCGAGCTCGCCGCGGCCGCGGACAGCCCGGAGGAGTGTCGGGCCCGCTGCACCTTCGTCGTGGTCGGCGCCGGCTACACCGGCACCGAAGTCGCCGCGCAGGGGCAGCTGTTGACCGACGCGCTGGTGAAGAAACAGCCGCTGCCCCACGGGATCCGCCCGCGCTGGATGCTGCTCGACATCGCGCCGCGCGTCCTGCCGGAACTCGACCAGCACCTCTCCCGGACCGCCGACAGCGTGCTGCGCCGGCGCGGCGTCGAGATACGGAACAGGACCTCCGTGAAGGAGGCCACGAAGGCCGGAGTCCTGCTGGACGACGGCGAGTTCGTCGACACCCGTACGCTCGTGTGGTGCGTCGGCGTCCGCCCCGATCCGCTCGTCGCCGAACTCGGGCCGCCCCTCGAACGGGGGCGGCTGCTCGTCGACCCGTATCTGAACGTGCCCGGCCACCCCGAGGTGTTCGCGTGCGGCGACGCGGCCGCGGTGCCCGATCTGGAGAAGCCGGGCGAGTACACGCCGATGACCGCGCAGCACGCCTGGCGGCAGGGGCGCGTCGCGGGTCTGAACGTCGCGGCGTCCCTCGGCAAGGGTGAGCGCCGCGAGTACCGGCACAAGGACCTCGGCTTCACCGTCGACCTCGGTGGCGTGCAGGCCGCCGCGAACCCGCTCGGTATCCCGCTGTCGGGTCCGATCGCGGGCGCCGTCACCCGCGGCTACCACCTGGCCGCGATGCCCGGGAACCGGGTGCGGGTCGCCGCGGACTGGCTGCTCGACTCCGTACTGCCGCGCCAGGCCGTCCAGTTGGGCCTCGTCCGCTCCTGGTCCGTGCCGCTCGACACGGCCTCGCCGGAGCTGGCCCGCGTACCCGACGACAGCCGCGACGACCACAGTCGCGACGACCACAGCCGCGACGAAGGCAGTCGCGACAAGCAAAAGGCAGAACAGCACGACCAAGGAGGTGCCTCGTGA
- a CDS encoding transketolase, whose product MTTTYSDAELQALGQQLRVDSVRAADAAGSGHPTSSMSAADLMAVLLGRHFRYDFDRPAHPGNDRFVLSKGHASPLLYSAYKAVGAINDTELLTFRKQGSRLEGHPTPRRLPWVETATGSLGQGLPVAAGIAWSGKRLDRVGYQVYVLCGDSELAEGSVWEAAEYAGYEQLDNLTAIVDVNRLGQRGPTRHGHDLDAYARRFKAFDWHTIVIDGHDVAEIDRAYAEAASTVGRPTAILARTLKGKGVAAVEDREGAHGKPLPDAAEAIEELGGDRGVRVSVQEPPAARILHAVRSGRLDLPRFDVGDEVATRDAYGQALTALGSARGDVVALDGEVGDSTRTEMFAKEHPERYGELYIAEQQLIATSVGLSARGWLPYAGTFAAFLTRAHDFIRMASISGADINLVGSHAGVAIGQDGPSQMGLEDLAMFRAIHDTTVLYPCDANQTAQLIANMADLTGIRYLRTSRGAAPVIYPPHEEFPVGGSKVLRSGDGDRVTVVAAGVTVHEALKAADELAAAGIPVRVIDLYSVKPVDRRTLREAARATGCLLTVEDHREQGGIGDAVAEAFSDGEPAPRFVRLGVRTMPGSATPGEELAAAGIDAAGIVAAVGLLVEHAVTS is encoded by the coding sequence GTGACCACCACGTACAGCGACGCCGAACTTCAGGCACTCGGGCAGCAGTTGAGGGTCGACTCGGTCCGCGCGGCCGACGCCGCGGGCTCCGGGCACCCCACCTCGTCGATGTCCGCCGCCGACCTGATGGCCGTCCTCCTCGGTCGCCACTTCCGCTACGACTTCGACCGCCCCGCCCACCCCGGCAACGACCGCTTCGTCCTCTCCAAGGGGCACGCCTCGCCGCTCCTGTACTCGGCGTACAAGGCGGTCGGCGCGATCAACGACACCGAGCTGCTCACCTTCCGCAAGCAGGGCAGCCGGCTCGAGGGGCATCCGACGCCGCGGCGCCTGCCGTGGGTCGAGACGGCCACCGGATCGCTCGGCCAGGGGCTCCCCGTCGCGGCCGGCATCGCCTGGTCGGGCAAGCGGCTCGACCGGGTCGGCTACCAGGTGTATGTCCTGTGCGGGGACAGCGAGTTGGCGGAGGGCTCGGTGTGGGAGGCCGCCGAGTACGCCGGGTACGAGCAGCTCGACAACCTCACCGCGATCGTCGACGTCAACCGGCTCGGCCAGCGCGGACCCACCCGGCACGGCCACGACCTCGACGCCTACGCCCGCCGCTTCAAGGCCTTCGACTGGCACACCATCGTCATCGACGGGCACGACGTGGCGGAGATCGACCGCGCGTACGCGGAGGCCGCATCGACCGTCGGCCGGCCCACGGCGATCCTCGCCCGCACCCTCAAGGGCAAGGGTGTCGCGGCGGTGGAGGACCGCGAGGGCGCGCACGGCAAGCCGCTGCCGGACGCCGCGGAGGCCATCGAGGAGCTCGGCGGCGACCGCGGCGTACGCGTGTCGGTGCAGGAGCCGCCGGCCGCGCGCATCCTGCACGCGGTGCGCAGCGGGCGCCTCGACCTGCCGCGCTTCGACGTCGGCGACGAGGTCGCCACCCGCGACGCCTACGGACAGGCGCTCACCGCCCTCGGTTCCGCGCGCGGCGACGTCGTCGCGCTCGACGGCGAGGTCGGTGACTCCACGCGCACGGAGATGTTCGCGAAGGAGCACCCCGAGCGGTACGGCGAGCTCTACATCGCCGAGCAGCAACTCATCGCCACGAGCGTGGGGTTGAGCGCCCGTGGGTGGCTTCCGTACGCGGGGACCTTCGCGGCGTTCCTCACCCGCGCGCACGACTTCATCCGCATGGCGTCCATCAGCGGGGCGGACATCAACCTCGTCGGTTCGCACGCGGGCGTCGCGATCGGGCAGGACGGCCCGTCCCAAATGGGTCTCGAGGACCTGGCGATGTTCCGTGCGATCCACGACACCACCGTCCTCTACCCCTGCGACGCGAACCAGACTGCCCAACTCATCGCGAACATGGCCGACTTGACCGGAATCCGCTACCTGCGTACGTCGCGCGGGGCGGCGCCGGTGATCTACCCGCCGCACGAGGAGTTCCCGGTGGGCGGCAGCAAGGTGCTGCGCTCCGGGGACGGTGACCGGGTGACGGTCGTCGCGGCGGGTGTCACGGTCCATGAGGCGCTGAAGGCGGCGGACGAGCTGGCCGCGGCGGGCATTCCGGTCCGCGTGATCGACCTGTACTCGGTGAAGCCGGTCGACCGGCGCACTTTGCGGGAGGCGGCGCGGGCCACCGGGTGTCTGCTGACGGTGGAGGACCACCGGGAGCAGGGTGGCATCGGGGACGCGGTCGCGGAGGCCTTCTCCGACGGGGAGCCGGCTCCGAGGTTCGTGCGGTTGGGGGTCCGTACGATGCCGGGGTCTGCGACGCCGGGGGAGGAGTTGGCGGCGGCGGGTATCGATGCGGCGGGGATCGTGGCGGCGGTCGGCTTGCTGGTCGAGCACGCGGTGACGTCATGA